Proteins encoded in a region of the Flammeovirga yaeyamensis genome:
- a CDS encoding DUF3078 domain-containing protein has product MKIQKVYFIFLLTITSFITSETFAQDSTATAPQGPWKKEGKIGANFSNVGLVNWTGGGTSSYSFGGVFNYKMIRETEKAITRISTDMAYGMINQSESAFPMKKTDDQLVLGFDYSYKWTEKLLFTVALDFRSQFDKGFEYNTIDDPNNPGGKIETETQISAFMAPGYLNANIGLTYTPAKWIYATYSPVANRMTFVVDTVFSTRYGLDTGDNFRDQLGMNFKLGIKKELVKNVTLTSTYNMFAEYDRLDEWVVNWDLLIDMKVNDWLSANFGTQLIYDPDVTVNRDDGTMGQAIQFKHALNIGIVYTLHKKKEKKE; this is encoded by the coding sequence ATGAAAATCCAAAAAGTTTATTTCATTTTTCTACTCACCATAACTTCTTTCATTACAAGTGAAACATTTGCACAAGATTCTACAGCTACTGCTCCTCAGGGACCGTGGAAAAAAGAAGGTAAAATTGGTGCAAATTTCTCCAACGTTGGTCTAGTCAACTGGACAGGTGGTGGTACAAGTTCTTACTCATTTGGCGGTGTATTTAACTACAAAATGATAAGAGAAACTGAAAAAGCGATTACCAGAATTAGCACAGATATGGCTTATGGTATGATCAATCAGTCAGAGTCTGCATTTCCAATGAAAAAAACTGACGACCAATTGGTTCTTGGATTTGACTACAGCTATAAATGGACGGAAAAATTATTATTTACTGTCGCTTTAGATTTTAGATCACAATTTGATAAAGGTTTCGAATACAACACCATAGATGATCCAAATAATCCTGGTGGAAAAATCGAAACAGAAACTCAAATCTCAGCATTTATGGCCCCCGGTTATCTAAATGCTAACATTGGTTTGACGTATACACCTGCCAAATGGATCTATGCTACTTACTCCCCTGTTGCCAATAGAATGACTTTCGTTGTTGACACTGTATTCTCCACTCGATACGGCTTGGATACTGGCGACAACTTTAGAGATCAGCTAGGTATGAATTTTAAACTAGGCATTAAAAAGGAATTAGTAAAAAATGTAACGCTTACTTCAACTTATAATATGTTTGCCGAATATGATCGTTTAGATGAGTGGGTTGTTAATTGGGACCTGCTGATTGATATGAAGGTAAATGACTGGTTGTCTGCTAACTTTGGCACACAATTGATATACGATCCTGATGTTACTGTTAATCGTGATGATGGAACAATGGGTCAAGCTATTCAGTTTAAACACGCCTTAAACATTGGTATTGTTTATACATTGCATAAGAAAAAAGAAAAGAAAGAATAA